A region of the Styela clava chromosome 1, kaStyClav1.hap1.2, whole genome shotgun sequence genome:
TCAAAAGTGTgactgttttattttcgtattttaaGTAGTGAataaaaccctgcaaagtcgttgtgtgaatcctgaatgctattttgagttcaaattataattaaataagTCGGCAATAATgacaattctactagtcaaatatTAATTCCTTGGtacaatttgagaaaaatttcgcacaataattCCACTTCCACTCAAACTGTAAGCGTAAATGACTTTGTTGTTGGAAATTTCAATGGGACGACCCACTTACTAGGTGTCTTGGGGAAATGGGAATATTGGCTATCTAAATTACATTCACTAAAGGGACTCTCTCTTATATTTTTCGATATACCATATACCTACAAATGTAATCTCTCTTGCTCCCTTCAGCCCATGGTATTATAAAGacgccatatatatatatatatatatacatgtagcATCTAATCTAGCAACACGAGAGTATGATAGTCAATGGTGTTATCTGTCGAAAGCGCGCCGATTTCTCGATTTCTTTTGTTCATGCCTCGCCGATTCTCCTTTGTGTTTCTCCCATGTAACCAGAAAGGCGGCCGTTGTGCTAACAAAACTATTATTCCTTACCGTTACTCAACTATTTTAATTGAAGACCTAGGTACTGAATTCAATGGATATGAGTGTTCGTAGACGTAGATcagggctgggcaattatttttggtatCGGGCCACATTGAATACCGGTATTCAAAATGCAGAGGCGGGCCGGACTAATTTCgcgtttttattgtattttattacatatttaaatACGTACTTTATATAAGTAAGTATATAAATGAGTACTATATCACTTTGTtagcggtcttactacttactgaaaacaccgcaaagagagcgaaacagcgcaaaacagtggggaaagagcgcaaaacagagagaaacagtgtgaagcagaaaaaaaatttgcaatgagttcggggcacctcgttttgagttggagtaccacggcagcaaaatagcacatacttctggagcaccaaagaggtagataaaatttcgcatgatgacctataatccggtacataaccttgtaaatataccggaaatagcgccataaaaccatggcgagaggcgccgtggttctttcgtggcaggaggtggtaatgactgcgtctcctgtgtTCCGCTGTTTCCCTccgttttgcgctggtttccttctgtttcgcgctgttttcctctgttttgcgctctttgcggtgtttcgcgctgtattcagtaagtagtaagacccctttgttagaatttttattcaaagcgCAATTAATAAAACTCGTTTAAAACGTAAATCTGACGATTTCGAGACAATACATTGGATCAGAGAAACGGAACGCTCGTGTTTTGCgattttgtgaattcgacaaatctgatctGTTCCTGCAACACTGACTTAGCTCTGCTTTAAAGATTTTACCACCATGCGATAAAAGTAAAATTCTTTTTAGTTACATAAAAATCGATTGAGTTTACCttacattaattatcttataaatCAGGCCccgtcggtagttttagaattgatcaaaaggtacatcgcgcccACGATAGCTACGCAATTAACATGTGTGCCGTGGGCACCAAAAATATTTCTAGTTTCCGTTTTcaaaaaaagcgtttttaatttGTCGCGAGCCGTTTGAATCGTAACTTGTTTCTGttcaatttttagtattttgtattgccgctctAAATCTAGATTTAGGTTGCTTGCAGATTCACTCCTTTATTTAtctttagcatttcgtcgccgatggtTATATAATAACTCTTTTTTTTCAATGGTTTCACAGTTCCGTATACAAGACATACATATGTTAAGGAAAATTTGTGACTTGAGGAGACTAATCGCCGACGTAAAGGTGTTTACGTTCTAAAATCTGAATAACACCTCGAGATggcgaaaacaatcggcgatttaaGGGAAATTTAGTCGAATGTCGTTATCGACTTTTTCATTGTCCTAAAAATTCTTTTGTTcgcaatcaaattatattttatatgtaaatggAAAAAAGTGTCTAAATCTAGATACTTGCTCGCGGAccgcatgtggcccgcgggtcgcaACTTGCCCAGGCCTGACGTAGATGGTACTTGCAAATACCGATGGGAGAGGGTAGCAAACGTTTAACTACTTTTATAACgacaattctactagtcaaataataattccttggTACAACTTGAGaaaaatttcgcacaataattCCACTTCCACTCAAACTGTAAGTGTAAATGACTTTGTTGTTGGAAATTTCAATGGGACGACCCACTTACTAGGTGTCTTGGGGAAATGGAAAGATTGGCTATCTAAATTACATTTATTAAAGGGACTCTCTCCTATATTTTTCGATATAACATATACCTACAAATGTAATCTCTCTTGCTCCCTTCAGCCCATGGTATTATAAAGacgccatatatatatatatacatgtagcATCTAATCTAGCAAACGTTTAACTACTTTTATAACGTATGAAGTTTGTTtcacttttgtttttataacgTATGGAGTTTTTTCAGTATCAAAGATATCCGATATAGCTTATCCTCAGCACCACGATGCTACCAGAAGTTAATAGTCAGTTGCTAATTCCGCCATTTTAACGAATATTCCTATTTGTGTCAAAATTTTGGACGTCAGATCTATTCATGCATCTATTCGGCTTCTTGATGAAAATGTAGTTGAATTCGTGGGCAATCGACTTAGTGGTGATAGGGTAAAACCGTTAATATCCCATTTGACGACAATTTCGAATTCAACAATTCCTATATGtactaaaataaacaaatcgctTCGCTTGTCGGAAGTGCAAATTGACTTTGTGCTTGACATGCCAATATTGAAGAACACAAAACAATCTATTAAGAGCTGATGCTGAATTTTTAAATGAGCGTCCGATGTACAGATGAATTTTGATAAACTAAAACGAAAACTGGTCGGTACACTGCCAAGTAATACAGGACCGAGAGAAATCTGTCGTCTTGTACGTCAAATACGGCGCTGTTCTTTGTAGATGGAATGCTATATCCAGGTCTTCAACTAAAATCGCGCACTGGTTCACATTCGTGCTCATTGAAGTGTGGTGGTTTCAATATTGATCCCTTTATTTATTTTGGGTTTTTATACGCTACGGCAGTAATTCCCAAACTGTGGTGGAATATAGGTGGTACGCAAGCAGCTCGCAAAGTCCGTCCAGAATAGAGAAAGGTCAGTAGTCTTTTCAAGAAGTACAAGTTATGTTTTACACATTATTTAGAAATATTGCAAAACCGATATTGCGGTAGCGTAGATACAGCTTGTTGTTTATCGGTCTCGCATGCTGCGGTCAAAGTTTCCAAATCAGGGTCATGAATGTTATAATATGGAGaaaaatttaaactttattaatttCACATAATGAAAAAAGATGCTATTGAGGTTTGATTTTTGATTTTAACTGCCCAAGTCAGTTATGTACGAGATTATCCTTACCTAGGGTGCTTGTCTCTTATTTGAGTGGTAACGGTTTTTAATTTGAATGTGGAATTGTTGTTTAGTGATGTTTAATTGAGCGGCACATTTTTACGATGAAACATTATTTGAAGTTATTATATATCATACCGTGCGCTAATTTTTTCGCTTGGTAACTTCACACGCATATTAGTTACCATAAATATTGAGGTTCGAAGCTCGCGAAGGACAAGTTGCAACTAGCTTCGCAGTAGTTTGAGTAATATAAAGGAGTGCTTCAGATACGTTATAGTTAAATGAAGTTAATTTTGGCTGGTACACATATACATTTAGGTATGAATATGGGAAATTTCCGGCAAAATACTCTCTTCTCACTGCCATAGGTGTAATGGTTTAATCATATTCAACAACAGTCAGCCCCGGAATAAATTCATAAATGATGTAGTCAGTTAGTTGGTGcctaatatttattaaaataacagTGTAGAACGAAAGGTCTCGCGTGTGAtctacgtacatttgaacagCATTTAAAGTAAATAGATCTTTCGAATATTCTGGTTATAATGTTTGCATACCCAGGATTGTGTCAACAATGCTCACAGTCAGACCTACATGATCTTAAAATTACAGAAAGTACTTGGTAATATGTAAAATACAGTTGAAACTAAAGCTAAACCGTCGACGTGACTGTTTTGTATGCTTATTTTTACAGATATTAACCAGTTACTGAGCTCGACATCATGCAAATTTACTGCCGATGTCCGACACGGGTGAAATTCActtatttattttgcttttcCTTGACTCTATGCCTTGTTCTCAAGATAGCAATTTTTATGTCTTCCCCTCCCGTAACCAAACAAAACATCGCAAAATATTTCGAGGCAACTTCAAACAAACTGACATTGCTTGCACACAAATACAACTGCGAAGCAATTGACGAGTTTCTCAAAAACGGCACAACCCCTAGAGAGCATTTGGAATTTCTTGCGAAACCCTGGAGAATAAATGTATCTGCTTCTCCAGCTAGTTTATTTCACAACAATAACGTTGGTAAGTTGTTCATTTTGTCACGATTGTCTTTTACTGTATATTTGATAACATATAAAGAGGCACTTATTTGTATTTACAGTTGAATTATGGTCATCTATCGCTGTAGTCAAATCAAGTATTATGAACGAAAATCGCAGGTTTGCTATTCGTGAAACATGGgggaaattcaaatttattgatgGAGTTAGACTCGAAACTGTATTTATCTTGGGAACTACTGATGATATTCAGctacaaaaagaaataataGAAGAAAATGGAATATACGGTGATATACTTCAGGTTGATCTACCAGACACCAAAGAGTAAGTATGAACACTGGGTATTCTAATCGAATAAAAGCAAGTGTGTCTCAACGGAGCCATACAGAATAGTTGCAGTTAATCAATCATAATATTGATGTACATTACTAATTCACAAGCAATGACGTATGGTAATAATCATTCGGTATAGAAAATTTGCAGCCGATGGTTTAGGACTTAATGGAATCATTTGCACATGGGTTGTATTATTGAATCAAGTATTGGCGAAGTCATACAATGATAACTCGTAACTTGAGAATCTTGAAACATATTTCAAGAGAGAAAACAAATAgcaaagcgtcctagattactgaaacatTTGAGTCATacacaatcatacacaaacagaagtttaggctttaaataaatttattttatttttaagttgTGTTTTTAGTCTTTAGCTTAATTAACTctttatgttaaaaaaaaaacgtaattaAGGCGGCTTCGGAGAAAAGGTTGTAGCATACAAACCAAACTAGGTGCTTATTTATTGGGTGAAGATTcgaagaaatattaaaaataggcTTGGCAACTGCAATCTTCTTcaataacatatttttgaacatCCGTGCGCTCTGACAATGTGTGTACTCTGAAGACGTTAATGATATCATGCTTCCTATCATTTTCTTAGAAATGTTCCTGCAAAGACGTTGGCGGGAATGAGATGGATTTCTCAAAATATCCCGGACACCTGGCTTTACTCTTCAGTAGACGATGACTTCATCCTACATCCACCAAATTTCATCCGATACGTTGAAAGCGTGAAACGAGATAGAATTTCCAAAACTCTACCAATCATGTGTATTTACGCTTACAGAAAAGCCGAGGAGATTAATAGAAAAAGAGGCAGTCCTTGGTATATTTCACCAGAGCAGTATGCAGCAAAGAATTGGCCCCCGTACTGTCGCGGTGGTTGGTATACAATGCCAACGGAAACCGCTTCAaaattgtatgaaatatcaaGAACCACTCCGTTTCTAAAACTTGATGATGTTTGGATAACAGGTATAATAAGGCTTATCATGAACGATCGTGAAAATAAACCGGTTCCTCCAGGTAGCCATGTCTCCGAGTACGGTATTACTTTTGCTCCCCTGGCGGATAGAACAAACAATCAATTGTATTATAATCAATATGAGAATGATTTAGGCAAGGTGATAGTCAGCCATACTTGGTCCGGTAATTATGGCCTGTTTGCACATAGTATTGAAAAtgatatagaaaatatttgGAGTAAGTGGGAGACAGCGGTATTGGAgagaatgaaatattatattcaagCGATTTAAATTAAGAATGAAGCGGTAACTTTAATTTACCAAGTTACAGTGATGGGAAAAAAGGCCTAATGGCCTATATATGATAATAATGGTTTATATCTTGGTTGCTAGCTGAGACATTCCCAAATGGCATAAGCATCTTAAAGATGCTTCCACTAATAGGAAGGTGTTGTCAAAATCCCTACGACGTCGAATTTTATTGTTtgctcaattttatttatttgaattgcTGTGATAATTTGTGCAACCCTCTTGTTTGTAGTGCATGTGATTATGTATGTTTATAAGACGTTGCCCATATATGGAACTTTTTTTTGATTCTTACTTGCATATCTTGTACATGTTTTTCCTTTTACTGAGACAAAATTTGTGCGGATTTTCAAAttacacaaacaaataaaaaagattgtTTATCTGACTGGTCGAATAATGCACTACTGTTCGATTAATATATGGACCGGTGTACTTTTCCTAATAACACATTAAGCATCGCATACTTGATGACCATAATATggttgaattttatatttataaccgacgaaaaaaacattttcgcAGCGAAAAATCGATGTATTTGTCGTTGATTGAAAActtatttcggtactcccgtagtatatgcaacaagatggcggacaccggaacgtggtatgtgtatcaggttggggttagaccataatttcaggatcaaatactacgggagtcacttggctagtccccgactcgaaatataactaaaataagaaaaattggaataaaattatggcctaaacctaacctggtacacatactatgttcaggtgtccgccatcttgttgcacatactacgggagcgccactATTTCAGCAATACAATATAACTCTTTCCTAATACTTTGTGCACAACGAAGCAAAATGAGCGTTTATTTAACCTTGTTAACGATTTCATGTTCAGCATACTAACGCTTTTCGCATTTGTACACGCAGATACCTTTTGTTAACTGTCTAATATATAATACAGTGCATGATGTAGCGTGATACGACGTAAACCGCACTGGGTACTTATCTGTTGGAGTTTATTTATTAGTGGTCTCTGCTGTTTAATTTTTAACCACATTTTAGAGTTACTAATGTTAATTAAAGTGAATAGTAACATATGTATGTCACCCTTTATTCTCGCATAACTGATATTGTTGCATCATATATATAAGCTTAATTTCAACCAAACTGTATCTAAAATTATGCATTCGAAGGTTTAAATCAGACCGAAAGACCTTTAGCAACGTAAATCATTCTAATAGCGACCTGCGATTACCTGCTATGCATAATGAATGGCGTTACATTACGTAAAactgtgtttttttattttaacccCAAACCAATTGGCTATATAAAAAGCAGTGCTCAACTTGGTATTACTCTTGAACATTCGTGCGATTATATAGCATGGTGATGTAATTACTTAACAATTGAATATCGTTGTTTGCGGTATATTATTGGatattaaatacattttttgGATATCCCTATTTTGCGGAATAGTAGAAACACTGACATGGTTACAAACGGGCAGCATAGAGGCGATGTGCGAATATAAATGTAAGGCGGTTGCAATGTGAGAAGAAAAAATAGTTCTTGCGTCATTTTACTTCGTAATACACAGCGATATTAGAATTGCACGGATTCACTGCCACATATGGGGGATAaccaaaaaatcaaaaattgctGTGATAAGACAATTAGATAGATGAATTCATGATATCAACCCTCATCTGATTGAACCagaagtgttttattaccatcaatatattttatatcctgattgaaatttaaattataagGATGTTTTCGTTGTTTTGCTTGAAATGGAAATTCTCAAAACTTAAAGCTATATATATTTGGTTGTCATTATTCGAAATTGATAATATCGATAGATAAATGCTAAATTTTGGTTTGatcataaatgtttttttttctcccaAGGGTGTATTAATAACATTATTTGGGATCTTTAACTTGCCAAATATGATTCATAAGTAGAATTCAAGAATCAATGTGTGATCATACTTGGTTGTTAATACATTATCAATTAACGAATAGTACATCATCTGCGTAAACGATGCTGTCGTTCACACGTTTCTCGTCCTAATTTAGAGGAATAGGGAAACGATATCGCGTTAAGCATGTTGTATTTACATGAAAACGATTTTTGGATTTCTCTTTTGAATCTCAGAGAAATTGCTTTTACTGCATCGTGCGATAGGATATCGTGCAACCATATTGAAACAAAGTTCAAAACACCAAATACAGTGGGGTAGATCCAGAacttagttatatatatatatttatatatcagaCAGTAAAAGGCAGAGGCAGGTACCCATggaaacaagaaaaaattgcTAGTTATATCAGAGAAATATTAGTCACACGAAGTAGCAACACGTCACTTTTATTCTCAAACTGTATCAAGCCGTCGGAATAATTCATCTATCGGTTAAAATTCTTATTGTATCATTCGGTAAAATGGAAAGTGAGGACTATTATTGCTGCTAGGTTTGATCAAACGTCAatgctaaaatatttcaaatttaagcTAGGTTTTTACAGGCTAAGGGAGGAGTGGGTGCCAACTAACGTATGGTTGCCTTGAGGTATATGCGTGTTGAGAATATGTAGAGCACAGTCATTAAAAAGGTCTAGAAACCCCAAAAATAAGCACCAACAAAACAAATTGCTGAGCGGATAAATTCGGAAGACGGGTCCGTGTGTTTTTGATAGAACTCAGTATATATTGGCTAAATAGTAGGATTTTAGAAAACGAAACGTACTACAGAAAATGATCATTTTTGGTATCATATAAACTAAGATAAGAATTCGATGAATGAAAAGAAAAAGATGGTGTTCCACTCGTGTCTAATTTGTAATCTAATAATAATACCATGACATGAAGTTTTTCCTCAATCCTCAACATTTACGTTAAGATTTTGCGACCGTTTTTAAGTGGAATTCGCTGCAAAATATGACCATAGGAAAATATCTAGCATGTATAGAAGATTATTAGGCGTACGAAAGATTACAGTTTGGAAGCGAACGAACGCTAGTTAAAATAGGTTAAAGGTGACAGGCGTTTCTCACATTACTGGCACAGGCCCACATTGGCTGGGCCATTTCGCAACAATTATCAataatgtaaaatgaaataataaataacagGCCAATAGAATATCTGGGGCTTTAACTTTCTGTTTTTGGATTTAATAATTTCTCCAAATGGTGGTTCAAATAATCCCCACTGTGAATTGCTGATTTAAATTTTGTACAATAGTTAGACAAATAAAGATCACCAAACAACGTTTTCACATCTTCACCAGATTGAATATTTAGAATGCTGACGAAGGGATATATAGTAATTGGCTTCCTAGTTTCGTGTATCCAACAAATTTTATGTTACGGAATTGACAGCAACAATAATGGGATTCTCGATTTCGACTGCAGGCCAAAGTATGGATGTGAATTTTCCAAATGCGACCCAATCCCTCCGCACATGTACATGATACCTGGATTTAGTCCAGAAGTTTATCGCAAACATAGATACTACTACATTACTTGTGAACCGAAGATAAATTCCACGGAGGCACTACGAGGAGCTAAAGGCGAAATAGGTACTCGGGGCGAACCCGGGCCTCGTGGGGAAGTAGGCCCAGCAGGGCCACCCGGGCCCAAGGGAATGCCCGGATCTAAAGGAGAGCACGGGTTTGGAATCCCAGGAATGATGGGTCCTAGAGGAATGCATGGAGTTCCTGGGCGTCCCGGGCCACCTGGACCACCCGGAGCGCCCGGTCCTAATACACAAGAAGTTAACGTGATGATTGGAATGGAGGTGAAAAAACAGCTGTTAGgtatgaaaataatgatttttcatGTAAtagttatttaaatatattgtgtTGAGGTACAAAAATAATCTCCTAGCATTTATTCAGACTATATTGGGTATGGGTGAAATTTAAATGCAATTCGTGACTTAAAATAGGCGATATTCAATGGTTCTAATCGTTGAATATCATAATTCCTGGTATTTTTTTAGGTTGTTGAGAAACGCTCCTAACAATACTATGCTTATCCCATTCAAAAAATCTATCTTTGACCCATATTTGGCTATTTCTAGTTTTAGTATCTGGCTTAATAAGACaatatgtataatttattttgcaGCAATCAGGAATCTCTTCTTCAGTACAACTGGTTGGTATAAGGCGGAAAACAATCTATGGTacaaactgttcaaatacagaGTTGATTATCAAACCGCAAGAATTCATTGTATGGATATAGGAGGGAGATTAGCTTCAACAGGACTTCGTGATGAGAACTACAGAAAGTAAATTATGCAGTTATTTTGCAATACCTTTTCCCATTCTCTTCTTATTTTTATATACTCACTGtgttaatataatattaaaataatagtatcaaatttacagaaaaattttgaatgatgttgTAAAGCCAGTTGGGTTTTACACCTGGATTGGTATGGACGACTTGCAGAAACAATACTTCTGGTTGTGGTCAGATGGAACACCAGCTTGGCGCAGTAAAACAGATTGGAGAGATGGAGAACCTGGACAAACTGAGGGAGAGAATTGTGTCGGTCTTCACGTAGATTTGCATTTAGTTGACAATGTATGCTCTGCATCATGGTATTATTTATGTGAGAGCGGATACTAGTTCTGAGATATTAATGGTACGGTATAAATTGAGCAAATGTGCCAATATAATTTGATTCTTGAACATTGGTCTATTGGGTGGGAATTTAGaacaaaacaattttgttgGGAACTAAATTGACGATAAAACTTACATGCGATTCCAGGAGAAATTATATGTTCTCAATATATTATAAAGCCTGATTTTTGCTATGTTTTACAGTCATTTAATCTGATTGTTCATATTATTCGGGTATGGAAATTGATTAATTGTGAGCCATCCATAAACGTCTTCTATCATATGCCCCAGCAGTAACTCAGTCCCATGTCATCATGTGTGTTATTTAAATGGATGAAAACCGATATTAGTCGTGTTCCAACGACCCCACCACATTTATTGTGCTTGACTATTTACTGCTATTCATTTAACAAAACATATCAGTACAAAATTTGCCAAAattgttttcacttttttaatatgaaaaatattattatgatTATGTTGCCATTattctattttctttattactAATACCTATCTGTCATGCATGCAGGTGTTAATCAAGACTATTGCTCGTATTgttattgtaaataaatttaaaaaaaactagtGAGTTCTAGGAGTTAGATGGCagatagaaataaaaatatgacaaagattataaaacaaaaatgatggaATAAATTTGTAAGGTTGGAATCATTCTATTCATACGGGATTGGGAAAATACTTTGTCAATTAACATGAAAAACGAGAATACCTACATTtgagaattttaaaaaattgatttggaCAGGCGTTCGTTGAGAAATTTGTTCTGGTTTCATCTTAACTGTTATGCCGAGAAAAGGCAGGACGAATAAAACATCGTTACTATATTATGAAAggtattttttgaaagaaaattttatttcaaatttcataccATAAAACGTAGTGCCAATTTTCGTAGAATGATAATATGATCTATATGCATTTCACGAGAATTTGATACAATCAAAATCACATGCGCTCACTTGGAAAACTATACAATCTGCTTACAGTGAAGAAACGAGAAATCCTAAATCAAATAcaggagagcaatgctcaattaTAATGACATGGAatccaaatgaaatattttaccaaCAACAAAAGCAACAATTTTTATCCACCgagaatttcaaagcaattggttcagtagtcggagaaaaaaacgattttttcacaacaacaagtCTATAGAATACCAGCAACAACACCAgaacgatccataggtctatGTCGTGTCCAACAAGCGAGCAATGCTTaggttcatttcgtgtccaataatatctATGCGAAATACTAAAGAATGGAATCACGTTATCATCAAGTTATCGTCAATGAGGGTTTTACCGGCACAAGTGCCACCAACTAACAACGAACAATTCAAGGTATGCTATCAATTTAGTTGGTTTGAAACTAATCTTTTTTCTATGACCTTTCACTGTTGGATTCCAATGCGAATGATGCAGGGCTGCTGTTGTAGTGAATGTAGTCGATTATCAATTATGTTAGTTGGAATAATTTTGACATCAGTCAGATCGAAGGCTACAGAGATTCGTTTGTGTTAGTAtgcagcaagacttttgaatcaatTAGCTCGAAAATTCAACGTAGCCTATTATATAAATGCAAAAAACATACATAAAATGTTAACATTTTATGTAGGCTATTTTAACATGCAAATAAACTCCAGATATAATTTACTCACTCACGCACTGACAGTTTTAGTCAAGATTTATGCAGTTCACattcaaaatacaaatattaatatgattaAGTACAAATGTGAAAATTAGAAACTCTGTAGTAACTCGTAAATTATGAACACGACACAAGCACATATTACACAGGTATATGCATTGCATAGTCAATAGTATAGGTTTCTGATACTATTACTTACGAATTACGATTGGCGTAAGATCGTTTTATTAACACCGGAATTTAGTTAAGATTTTATGAGACAtgctaaataaataaataagaggTTACAAATATGAAATCATATACAATCCACGATATGTCGAAGtggtatttcatattcaatGGAAGGAAGGAAGCATGTGTCATGCCTGATATTTagcaaataatataaacaacTGTATGAATTTCGAGTATAATAGTTAGATGTTTTCAATCGGACATTTAATTTGACTGCGTCCTTATACTGTAACAACCCGTATGCATCGAAGTTTATTTTCTACAAGACCTTTCGCTATAGTGAGTTACAGGTTTAGGTTGAATCTCGAATGCTACATCGTCTATTAAAACAGCAAAGAAATATTTACAAGAGTTGAATGTCTATACTGTATACCTTATTTATGAATGGTTAATTACTAACACTTTAATCCAGGTTATAGATTTGAAATCATACTTTAG
Encoded here:
- the LOC120345162 gene encoding beta-1,3-galactosyltransferase 1-like is translated as MQIYCRCPTRVKFTYLFCFSLTLCLVLKIAIFMSSPPVTKQNIAKYFEATSNKLTLLAHKYNCEAIDEFLKNGTTPREHLEFLAKPWRINVSASPASLFHNNNVVELWSSIAVVKSSIMNENRRFAIRETWGKFKFIDGVRLETVFILGTTDDIQLQKEIIEENGIYGDILQVDLPDTKENVPAKTLAGMRWISQNIPDTWLYSSVDDDFILHPPNFIRYVESVKRDRISKTLPIMCIYAYRKAEEINRKRGSPWYISPEQYAAKNWPPYCRGGWYTMPTETASKLYEISRTTPFLKLDDVWITGIIRLIMNDRENKPVPPGSHVSEYGITFAPLADRTNNQLYYNQYENDLGKVIVSHTWSGNYGLFAHSIENDIENIWSKWETAVLERMKYYIQAI
- the LOC120344331 gene encoding uncharacterized protein LOC120344331 codes for the protein MLTKGYIVIGFLVSCIQQILCYGIDSNNNGILDFDCRPKYGCEFSKCDPIPPHMYMIPGFSPEVYRKHRYYYITCEPKINSTEALRGAKGEIGTRGEPGPRGEVGPAGPPGPKGMPGSKGEHGFGIPGMMGPRGMHGVPGRPGPPGPPGAPGPNTQEVNVMIGMEVKKQLLAIRNLFFSTTGWYKAENNLWYKLFKYRVDYQTARIHCMDIGGRLASTGLRDENYRKKILNDVVKPVGFYTWIGMDDLQKQYFWLWSDGTPAWRSKTDWRDGEPGQTEGENCVGLHVDLHLVDNVCSASWYYLCESGY